The proteins below come from a single Burkholderia humptydooensis genomic window:
- the moeA gene encoding molybdopterin molybdotransferase MoeA, which translates to MTTHTTPTPSATSEHAVALTVDEARALALRFAERIAQVERVALRDALGRVLADDVASPFDIPAYDNAAMDGYAFDGAALAAPAADGTLALAVAGRALAGHPFDGPRVAKGACVRIMTGAQMPAGCDTVIPQEKVDAAGDVVRFAASAAARGDHCRRAGEDLARGASALAAGRVMRAADLGLLASLGIADVAVRRRVRVALFSTGDELQTPGEPLREGGLYDSNRATLVGMLARLGVETLDLGIVRDDPTALESALKTAAAQADAVITSGGVSVGDADFTRALLDTLGDVTFASVAMRPGRPLACGRVWASGHDGRPALFFGLPGNPVAVAAAFTVIVRDALLAMMGADAQPLPRYPAICDAPLKKRAGRTEYLRGHAARDAGGVWRVTPAGSQSSASLKSLSDANCFIVLAHDAARVDAGATVDILPFDGAI; encoded by the coding sequence ATGACCACGCACACCACGCCTACGCCATCCGCCACGTCCGAGCACGCCGTCGCGCTGACCGTCGACGAAGCGCGCGCGCTCGCGTTGCGCTTCGCCGAACGCATCGCGCAGGTCGAGCGCGTCGCGTTGCGCGATGCGCTCGGCCGCGTGCTCGCCGACGACGTCGCCTCGCCGTTCGACATTCCCGCCTACGACAACGCCGCGATGGACGGCTACGCGTTCGACGGCGCGGCGCTCGCCGCGCCTGCCGCCGACGGCACGCTGGCGCTCGCGGTGGCGGGCCGCGCGCTCGCGGGGCACCCGTTCGACGGCCCCCGCGTCGCGAAAGGCGCGTGCGTGCGAATCATGACGGGCGCGCAGATGCCGGCGGGCTGCGACACCGTGATCCCGCAGGAGAAAGTGGATGCTGCGGGCGACGTCGTGCGCTTCGCGGCCTCGGCCGCCGCGCGCGGCGATCACTGCCGGCGCGCGGGCGAAGATCTCGCGCGCGGCGCGAGCGCGCTCGCCGCCGGCCGCGTCATGCGCGCGGCCGATCTCGGCCTGCTCGCTTCGCTCGGCATCGCCGACGTCGCGGTGCGCCGGCGCGTGCGCGTCGCGTTGTTCTCGACGGGCGACGAACTGCAGACGCCGGGCGAGCCGCTGCGCGAAGGCGGCCTCTACGACAGCAACCGCGCGACGCTCGTCGGAATGCTCGCGCGCCTCGGCGTCGAGACGCTCGATCTCGGCATCGTGCGCGACGATCCCACCGCGCTCGAAAGCGCCCTGAAGACGGCGGCCGCGCAGGCGGACGCGGTGATCACGTCGGGCGGCGTGTCGGTCGGCGACGCGGATTTCACTCGCGCGCTGCTCGACACGCTCGGCGACGTCACGTTCGCGAGCGTCGCGATGCGCCCGGGCCGGCCGCTCGCATGCGGGCGCGTCTGGGCGAGCGGGCACGACGGACGGCCCGCGCTCTTCTTCGGCCTGCCGGGCAACCCGGTCGCGGTCGCGGCGGCCTTCACCGTGATCGTGCGCGACGCGCTCCTCGCGATGATGGGTGCCGACGCGCAGCCGCTCCCCCGCTATCCGGCCATCTGCGACGCGCCGCTCAAGAAGCGCGCGGGCCGCACCGAATACCTGCGCGGCCACGCGGCGCGCGACGCGGGCGGCGTCTGGCGCGTGACGCCCGCCGGCTCGCAAAGCTCGGCGTCGCTCAAGAGCCTGAGCGACGCGAACTGCTTCATCGTGCTCGCGCACGACGCCGCCCGCGTCGACGCCGGCGCGACGGTCGACATCCTGCCGTTCGACGGCGCCATCTGA
- the mobA gene encoding molybdenum cofactor guanylyltransferase MobA: protein MSSCAAPAAPITGLLLAGGRGTRMGGVDKGLQPLRGEPLALHVLRRLAPQVDALVISANRHLDAYATLGAPFRAQIVADAHADFAGPLAGLAAGMRAAGTPLVLCVPCDSPFLPADLAARLTAALDEQRADIAFATTVDASGGIAPQPVFALVRTALADDLAAYLAAGERKMRAWYARHKTAEVPFGDERAFYNANSLRDLAGLERA from the coding sequence ATGTCGTCGTGCGCCGCGCCCGCCGCCCCGATCACCGGCCTGCTGCTCGCGGGCGGACGCGGCACGCGAATGGGCGGCGTCGACAAGGGGTTGCAGCCGCTGCGCGGCGAGCCGCTCGCGCTGCATGTGCTGCGCCGGCTCGCGCCGCAAGTCGACGCGCTCGTCATCAGCGCGAATCGCCATCTCGATGCCTACGCCACGCTCGGCGCGCCGTTTCGCGCGCAGATCGTCGCGGACGCGCACGCGGACTTCGCCGGCCCGCTCGCCGGGCTCGCCGCGGGCATGCGCGCGGCCGGCACGCCGCTCGTCCTGTGCGTGCCGTGCGATTCGCCGTTCCTGCCCGCCGATCTCGCCGCGCGCCTCACCGCCGCGCTCGACGAGCAGCGCGCGGACATCGCGTTCGCGACGACTGTCGACGCGAGCGGCGGCATCGCGCCGCAGCCCGTCTTCGCACTCGTGCGCACCGCGCTCGCCGACGATCTCGCCGCGTATCTCGCGGCCGGCGAGCGCAAGATGCGCGCGTGGTACGCACGCCACAAGACGGCCGAAGTGCCGTTTGGCGACGAGCGGGCGTTTTACAATGCAAACTCTTTGCGGGACTTGGCCGGCCTCGAACGCGCATGA
- the moaA gene encoding GTP 3',8-cyclase MoaA, whose amino-acid sequence MSRRIIPVTPVSTAPDLSGALLAPSGTLRDALARPLRDLRISVTDRCNFRCVYCMPRTVFGKDYPFLPHSALLTLEEIERLARLFVAHGVEKIRITGGEPLLRKNIEFLIERLAKMTTAGGRPLDITLTTNGSLLVRKAKSLRDAGLSRVTVSLDALDDTLFKRMNDADFASTDVLDGIFAAHAAGLSPVKVNMVVKRGTNDAEIVPMARRFKGTGIVLRFIEYMDVGTSNGWNMAEVLPSADVIARIAEHFALMPLERHTPAETAQRWGYADGSGEIGVISSVTRAFCGNCTRARLSTEGRLYLCLFASSGHDLRSLVRGGATDEQIAALIGHIWQARTDRYSQLRGSAQATEEAAGEAKRVEMSYIGG is encoded by the coding sequence ATGTCCCGACGCATCATCCCCGTGACCCCGGTGAGCACGGCGCCCGATCTGTCCGGCGCCCTGCTCGCGCCGAGCGGCACGCTGCGCGACGCCCTCGCGCGCCCGCTGCGCGACCTGCGCATCTCGGTCACGGACCGCTGCAACTTCCGATGCGTGTACTGCATGCCGCGCACCGTGTTCGGCAAGGATTACCCGTTCCTGCCGCACAGCGCGCTGCTGACGCTCGAGGAAATCGAGCGCCTCGCGCGGCTTTTCGTCGCACACGGCGTCGAGAAAATCCGCATCACGGGCGGCGAGCCGCTGTTGCGCAAGAACATCGAATTCCTGATCGAGCGCCTCGCGAAAATGACGACCGCCGGCGGCCGTCCGCTCGACATCACGCTGACGACGAACGGCTCGCTGCTCGTGCGCAAGGCGAAGAGCCTGCGCGACGCGGGGCTGTCGCGCGTGACGGTCAGCCTCGACGCGCTCGACGACACGCTCTTCAAGCGCATGAACGATGCCGACTTCGCGAGCACCGACGTGCTCGACGGCATCTTCGCCGCGCATGCGGCGGGCCTTTCGCCCGTGAAGGTCAACATGGTCGTCAAGCGCGGCACGAACGACGCCGAGATCGTGCCGATGGCGCGCCGCTTCAAGGGCACGGGCATCGTGCTGCGCTTCATCGAGTACATGGACGTCGGCACGTCGAACGGCTGGAACATGGCCGAGGTGCTGCCGTCCGCCGACGTGATCGCGCGCATCGCCGAGCATTTCGCGCTCATGCCGCTCGAGCGGCACACGCCCGCCGAAACCGCGCAGCGCTGGGGCTACGCGGACGGCAGCGGCGAGATCGGCGTGATCTCGAGCGTCACGCGCGCGTTCTGCGGCAATTGCACGCGCGCGCGACTGTCGACCGAAGGCCGGCTATATCTGTGCCTCTTCGCGTCGTCCGGCCACGACCTGCGCAGCCTCGTGCGCGGCGGCGCGACCGACGAGCAGATCGCCGCGCTGATCGGCCACATCTGGCAGGCGCGCACCGACCGCTACTCGCAACTGCGCGGCAGCGCGCAGGCGACGGAAGAAGCGGCGGGCGAAGCGAAGCGCGTCGAAATGTCCTACATCGGCGGCTAG
- a CDS encoding Rne/Rng family ribonuclease, producing the protein MKRMLFNATQQEELRVAIVDGQKLIDIDIETAGREQRKGNIYKGVVTRIEPSLEACFVNYGEDRHGFLPFKEVARQYFKEGVDMRSARIQDALREGQELIVQVEKEERGNKGAALTTFISLAGRYLVLMPNNPRGGGVSRRIEGDERQELRETMAQLQIPDGMSMIARTAGIGRSAEELQWDLNYLLQLWRAIEAASQSGHPGQPMLIYLESSLVIRAIRDYFQPDIGEILIDTTEIYDQARAFMDIVMPDNVGKVKRYHDDVPLFSRFQIEHQIETAYSRTVPLPSGGAIVIDHTEALVAIDVNSARATKGADIEETATRTNLEAADEVARQLRLRDLGGLIVIDFIDMESAKSQREVEQRLKDALKHDRARVQMGKISRFGLMELSRQRLRPALSEGSHVTCPRCNGTGHIRDTESSALQVLRIIQEEAMKENTAAIHCQVPVEVTAFLLNEKRQEINKIESRFKVGVVLIPNKHLDTPHYKLERLRHDDARLDDPRASWKMAEEAARELEAETGYSKRAEETKPRQEAAVKGITPERPAPSPAPQRQSAQEAAAPVAAAPASGGGFMKWLKGLFGVQPAAAPAPAPAAQETAARPARERAERGERGEKAERGCDRNRNRRGAAQQAGGRDQVAAGGGRAQAPRAEREGKETREPREGREARGGRDNREGREARESREPREPREQREQREPREPRERAETPEAAEAPRGERRERGERRKPAPHAATLETVNRGESAHAEAAEKPMHAPGAEAGVDADSNARDGEERRRRRRGRRGGRREREDEGAVQAAEGGEGVTAETVEHAEPAQRGVAPVAGHEPQHAAQAGAGAAAIAAAAVAAETVTHVESGAKAEPQPAAEAPVADTARAGAEAEAAPARPVEAPAQAEVEQAAPATTAHAQPAAADIAHEQAAPVATAPAEAAAAEAPAAEASEVAAPAAEPQQPAPVAAAPAEADVAHEPAPVAETHVPAAAQAEAPALAPVAAAPGASLETVLESAGLVWVNTDTDKLRAAQAAAAQIVPPARAPRERKPLPPVDATPMQQVETTHR; encoded by the coding sequence ATGAAACGCATGCTGTTCAATGCGACGCAGCAGGAAGAACTGCGCGTCGCCATCGTCGATGGGCAGAAGCTCATCGACATCGACATCGAAACCGCCGGACGCGAACAGCGCAAAGGCAATATCTACAAGGGCGTCGTCACCCGCATCGAGCCGTCGCTCGAAGCCTGCTTCGTCAACTACGGCGAAGACCGCCACGGCTTCCTGCCGTTCAAGGAAGTTGCCCGCCAGTATTTCAAGGAAGGCGTCGACATGCGCTCCGCGCGCATCCAGGACGCGCTGCGCGAAGGCCAGGAGCTGATCGTCCAGGTCGAGAAGGAAGAGCGCGGCAACAAGGGCGCGGCGCTGACCACCTTCATCTCGCTCGCCGGCCGCTACCTCGTGCTGATGCCGAACAACCCGCGCGGCGGCGGCGTGTCGCGCCGCATTGAGGGCGACGAGCGCCAGGAGTTGCGCGAGACGATGGCGCAGTTGCAGATCCCCGACGGCATGAGCATGATCGCCCGCACGGCGGGCATCGGCCGCAGCGCCGAGGAACTGCAATGGGACCTGAACTACCTGCTGCAGCTCTGGCGCGCGATCGAGGCGGCGTCGCAAAGCGGCCATCCCGGCCAGCCGATGCTGATCTACCTCGAATCGAGCCTCGTGATCCGCGCGATCCGGGACTATTTCCAGCCGGATATCGGCGAAATCCTGATCGACACGACCGAGATCTACGATCAGGCCCGCGCGTTCATGGACATCGTGATGCCCGACAACGTCGGCAAGGTGAAGCGCTATCACGACGACGTCCCCCTCTTCTCGCGCTTCCAGATCGAGCACCAGATCGAGACCGCGTACTCGCGCACGGTGCCGCTGCCGTCGGGCGGCGCGATCGTGATCGACCACACCGAGGCGCTCGTCGCGATCGACGTGAACTCGGCGCGCGCGACGAAGGGCGCAGACATCGAGGAAACGGCCACCCGCACGAACCTCGAGGCGGCCGACGAAGTCGCCCGGCAGTTGCGCCTGCGCGACCTGGGCGGCCTGATCGTGATCGACTTCATCGACATGGAATCGGCGAAGAGCCAGCGCGAGGTCGAGCAGCGCCTGAAGGACGCGCTCAAGCACGACCGCGCACGCGTGCAGATGGGCAAGATCTCGCGCTTCGGCCTGATGGAGCTGTCGCGCCAGCGCCTGCGCCCGGCCCTGTCCGAAGGCAGCCACGTGACCTGCCCGCGCTGCAACGGCACGGGCCATATCCGCGACACCGAATCGTCCGCGCTGCAAGTGCTGCGGATCATTCAGGAAGAGGCGATGAAGGAGAACACCGCGGCGATCCACTGCCAGGTGCCCGTCGAGGTCACGGCCTTCCTGCTCAACGAAAAGCGTCAAGAAATCAACAAGATCGAGTCGCGCTTCAAGGTCGGCGTCGTGCTGATCCCGAACAAGCACCTCGATACGCCGCACTACAAGCTCGAGCGCCTGCGTCACGACGATGCGCGCCTCGACGATCCGCGCGCCTCGTGGAAGATGGCCGAGGAGGCCGCCCGCGAGCTCGAGGCGGAAACCGGCTACAGCAAGCGCGCCGAGGAAACGAAGCCGCGCCAGGAAGCGGCCGTCAAGGGCATCACGCCCGAGCGTCCGGCGCCGAGCCCCGCGCCGCAGCGCCAGAGCGCGCAGGAAGCGGCGGCGCCCGTGGCCGCCGCGCCCGCGAGCGGCGGCGGCTTCATGAAGTGGCTGAAGGGCCTGTTCGGCGTGCAGCCGGCCGCGGCGCCCGCACCGGCGCCCGCCGCGCAGGAAACGGCCGCGCGTCCGGCGCGCGAGCGCGCGGAGCGCGGTGAACGCGGCGAGAAGGCCGAGCGCGGCTGCGATCGCAATCGCAACCGTCGCGGCGCCGCGCAGCAGGCGGGCGGGCGCGACCAGGTCGCGGCCGGCGGCGGCCGCGCTCAGGCGCCGCGCGCCGAGCGCGAAGGCAAGGAAACCCGCGAGCCGCGCGAAGGCCGCGAAGCACGCGGCGGCCGGGACAACCGGGAAGGCCGCGAAGCGCGCGAAAGCCGCGAACCCCGTGAGCCGCGCGAGCAACGTGAACAACGCGAACCGCGTGAACCGCGCGAGCGCGCCGAAACGCCCGAGGCCGCGGAAGCGCCGCGCGGCGAGCGCCGTGAACGCGGCGAGCGCCGCAAGCCGGCCCCGCACGCCGCGACGCTCGAAACCGTGAACCGCGGCGAAAGTGCGCACGCGGAAGCCGCCGAGAAGCCAATGCACGCGCCTGGCGCGGAAGCCGGCGTCGACGCGGATTCGAACGCACGCGACGGCGAAGAGCGCCGCCGCCGCCGCCGCGGTCGCCGTGGCGGCCGCCGCGAGCGTGAAGACGAAGGCGCAGTGCAGGCGGCGGAAGGCGGCGAAGGCGTGACGGCTGAAACGGTCGAGCATGCCGAGCCGGCGCAGCGGGGCGTCGCGCCCGTCGCCGGTCACGAGCCGCAGCATGCCGCGCAAGCGGGTGCGGGCGCGGCGGCGATCGCGGCGGCAGCCGTCGCGGCGGAAACGGTCACGCATGTCGAGAGCGGCGCGAAGGCCGAGCCGCAACCGGCGGCCGAAGCGCCAGTCGCCGACACCGCACGGGCCGGGGCAGAGGCCGAAGCAGCGCCTGCTCGCCCCGTCGAAGCACCGGCGCAAGCCGAAGTCGAGCAAGCCGCGCCGGCAACCACGGCGCACGCGCAGCCGGCTGCGGCCGACATCGCGCACGAGCAAGCCGCTCCGGTTGCAACGGCCCCCGCCGAAGCCGCTGCGGCCGAGGCGCCGGCCGCGGAAGCGTCCGAAGTCGCCGCGCCGGCCGCCGAGCCGCAGCAGCCCGCGCCTGTCGCGGCCGCGCCGGCCGAAGCGGATGTCGCGCACGAACCGGCTCCCGTCGCCGAGACGCACGTCCCGGCAGCCGCTCAAGCCGAGGCGCCCGCCCTGGCCCCCGTCGCGGCCGCGCCGGGCGCGAGCCTCGAAACAGTGCTCGAATCCGCCGGCCTTGTCTGGGTCAACACGGACACGGACAAGCTGCGCGCCGCGCAAGCCGCCGCCGCGCAAATCGTGCCGCCCGCGCGCGCGCCGCGCGAACGCAAGCCGCTGCCGCCCGTCGACGCAACGCCGATGCAGCAAGTCGAGACGACGCACCGCTGA
- a CDS encoding RluA family pseudouridine synthase, which yields MNELGKKSHNSIASGQVSLIEIDESAAGQRIDNFLLRVCKGVPKSHIYRILRSGEVRVNKGRIDAQYRLAFGDVVRVPPVRVAAADLARAAGLAPVPAAAFEILFEDDAIIALNKPAGVAVHGGSGVAFGVIEQMRHARPHAKFLELAHRLDRETSGILMLAKKRSALVGLHEQIRENRMDKRYFACVHGDWAADWGRRRTVKAPLFKYATPDGERRVRVQEDGLPSHTVFNLVDRWPDYALVEAELKTGRTHQIRVHLAHLGLPIVGDAKYGDFALNKALSRANAAPSIKRMFLHAHRLRFAHPLTGEPLQFDAPLPAECRQFLDQLTDLRDTA from the coding sequence ATGAATGAGTTAGGCAAAAAATCCCATAATTCGATCGCGAGCGGCCAGGTTTCGCTCATCGAGATCGACGAAAGCGCCGCCGGGCAGCGCATCGACAACTTCCTGCTGCGCGTCTGCAAGGGCGTGCCGAAGAGTCATATTTACCGGATTCTGCGCAGCGGCGAAGTTCGCGTGAACAAGGGCCGGATCGATGCGCAATACCGGCTCGCGTTCGGCGACGTCGTGCGCGTGCCGCCCGTGCGCGTCGCGGCGGCCGATCTCGCGCGCGCGGCAGGTCTCGCACCCGTGCCTGCCGCCGCGTTCGAGATCCTGTTCGAGGACGACGCGATCATCGCGCTGAACAAGCCGGCGGGCGTCGCCGTGCACGGCGGCAGCGGCGTCGCGTTCGGCGTGATCGAGCAGATGCGCCACGCGCGGCCGCACGCGAAGTTCCTCGAGCTCGCGCACCGGCTCGACCGCGAGACGTCGGGCATCCTGATGCTCGCGAAGAAGCGCTCGGCGCTCGTCGGGCTGCATGAGCAGATCCGCGAGAACCGGATGGACAAGCGCTACTTCGCGTGCGTGCACGGCGACTGGGCGGCCGACTGGGGCCGCCGCCGCACCGTGAAGGCGCCGCTTTTCAAGTACGCGACGCCTGACGGCGAGCGGCGCGTGCGCGTCCAGGAAGACGGGCTGCCGTCGCACACGGTGTTCAATCTCGTCGACCGCTGGCCGGACTATGCGCTCGTCGAAGCGGAACTCAAAACGGGTCGGACCCATCAGATTCGCGTGCACCTCGCCCATCTCGGCCTGCCGATCGTCGGCGACGCGAAGTACGGCGATTTCGCGCTGAACAAGGCGCTTTCGCGCGCGAACGCGGCGCCGTCGATCAAGCGGATGTTCCTGCACGCGCACCGGCTGCGCTTCGCGCATCCGTTGACGGGCGAGCCGCTGCAGTTCGACGCGCCGCTGCCCGCCGAATGCCGGCAATTTCTCGATCAACTCACCGACTTGCGCGACACCGCGTGA
- a CDS encoding HAD-IA family hydrolase has protein sequence MARQQFDLIVFDWDGTLMDSTAHIAQCIQAACRDLGVPAPSDEAARYVIGLGLRDALAVTAPSVDPADYPRLAERYRFHYLIKDQRTELFGGVREMLEELRDTGYLLAVATGKGRVGLNRALDEAKLTSLFGATRCADETFSKPHPAMLQELSRELGQDLARTVMIGDTTHDLQMAASAGAAGVGVAYGAHSADALAALSPRFVAPDVVSLAGWLREHA, from the coding sequence ATGGCCCGACAGCAATTTGATCTGATCGTCTTCGACTGGGACGGCACGCTGATGGATTCGACCGCGCACATCGCGCAGTGCATCCAGGCCGCGTGCCGCGATCTCGGCGTGCCCGCCCCGTCCGACGAGGCCGCCCGCTACGTGATCGGACTCGGCCTGCGCGATGCGCTCGCCGTGACCGCGCCGAGCGTCGATCCCGCCGACTATCCGCGGCTTGCCGAGCGCTACCGGTTCCACTACCTGATCAAGGATCAGCGAACCGAGCTCTTCGGCGGCGTGCGCGAGATGCTCGAAGAGCTGCGCGACACGGGCTACCTGCTCGCCGTCGCGACGGGCAAGGGGCGCGTCGGGCTGAACCGCGCGCTCGACGAGGCGAAGCTGACGAGCCTCTTCGGCGCCACGCGCTGCGCGGACGAGACGTTCTCGAAGCCGCATCCGGCGATGCTGCAGGAATTGTCGCGCGAACTGGGGCAGGATCTGGCGCGCACCGTGATGATCGGCGACACGACGCACGACCTGCAGATGGCGGCGAGCGCGGGGGCGGCGGGCGTCGGCGTCGCGTACGGCGCGCATTCGGCCGACGCGCTCGCCGCGCTGTCGCCGCGCTTCGTCGCGCCCGACGTCGTATCGCTCGCCGGCTGGCTGCGGGAGCACGCATGA
- a CDS encoding Rieske (2Fe-2S) protein: protein MMGGGDARFVCAADALVDGGAGVRIDASLRGESVVVFFVRYEGRAYGYLNRCAHVPMELDWIEGQFFESSGLYLMCATHGAIYEPETGRCVGGPCRGARLRAVRVDEQDTPDGRAVFWLPDGDLRPAPSDH from the coding sequence ATGATGGGCGGCGGCGACGCGCGCTTCGTGTGCGCGGCCGACGCGCTCGTCGACGGCGGCGCGGGCGTGCGGATCGACGCGTCGCTGCGCGGCGAGTCCGTCGTCGTGTTCTTCGTGCGCTACGAAGGGCGCGCGTATGGTTACCTGAACCGCTGCGCGCACGTGCCGATGGAGCTAGACTGGATCGAGGGACAGTTCTTCGAATCGTCAGGCTTATACTTGATGTGCGCGACGCACGGCGCGATTTATGAGCCCGAGACGGGCAGGTGCGTCGGCGGCCCGTGCCGCGGCGCGCGGTTGCGCGCCGTCCGGGTCGACGAGCAGGACACGCCCGACGGCCGCGCGGTGTTCTGGCTGCCCGACGGCGATCTGCGCCCGGCCCCTTCTGACCACTGA
- a CDS encoding S49 family peptidase, whose translation MSDQINPPDSSSSSAANAATREPNWERAVLERVALAAIKEQRAARRWRIFFRFAFLVVLGALAFAFLSVSGDGSKLASGRHTAVVTIEGEIAASTNANAEDINTALDSAFEDSGTVGVVLKINSPGGSPVQAGIVYDEIRRLRKKYPGKPLYVVVSDMCASGGYYIAAAADKIYVDKASIVGSIGVLMDGFGFTGLMGKLGVERRLHTSGENKGFFDPFSPETPKMDAHAQAMLDQIHEQFIKAVKDGRGARLHESPDIFSGLFWTGAKSIELGLADDYGTTDTVARDVLKAPDLVDYTVKESLTDRVARRFGAAVGKAALKAAVAGGELKLR comes from the coding sequence ATGTCCGATCAAATCAATCCGCCCGATTCGTCTTCGTCCTCCGCGGCGAACGCCGCCACCCGCGAACCGAACTGGGAGCGCGCCGTGCTCGAGCGCGTTGCGCTTGCGGCGATCAAGGAGCAGCGCGCGGCGCGCCGCTGGAGGATTTTCTTCCGCTTCGCGTTCCTCGTCGTGCTCGGCGCGCTCGCGTTCGCGTTCCTGAGCGTATCGGGCGACGGCAGCAAGCTCGCGAGCGGCCGCCACACGGCCGTCGTGACGATCGAAGGGGAGATCGCCGCGAGCACCAACGCGAACGCCGAGGACATCAACACGGCGCTCGACAGCGCGTTCGAGGATTCGGGCACGGTCGGCGTCGTGCTGAAGATCAACAGCCCGGGCGGCAGCCCGGTTCAGGCGGGCATCGTCTACGACGAGATCCGGCGGCTGCGCAAGAAGTATCCGGGCAAACCGCTTTATGTCGTGGTCTCCGACATGTGCGCGTCGGGCGGCTACTACATCGCCGCGGCGGCGGACAAGATCTACGTCGACAAGGCGAGCATCGTCGGCTCGATCGGCGTGCTGATGGACGGCTTCGGCTTCACCGGGCTGATGGGCAAGCTCGGCGTCGAGCGGCGGCTGCACACGTCGGGCGAGAACAAGGGCTTCTTCGATCCGTTCTCGCCGGAGACGCCGAAGATGGACGCGCACGCGCAGGCGATGCTCGACCAGATCCACGAGCAGTTCATCAAGGCGGTGAAGGACGGCCGCGGCGCGCGCCTGCACGAATCGCCGGACATCTTCTCCGGGCTCTTCTGGACGGGCGCGAAGAGCATCGAGCTCGGCCTCGCCGACGATTACGGAACGACCGACACCGTCGCGCGCGACGTGCTGAAGGCGCCGGACCTCGTCGACTACACGGTCAAGGAAAGCCTGACCGACCGCGTCGCGCGCCGCTTCGGCGCGGCGGTGGGCAAGGCCGCGCTGAAGGCGGCCGTCGCCGGCGGCGAGCTGAAGCTGCGCTGA
- a CDS encoding SAM-dependent methyltransferase, translated as MTAGTLYLIPNTLGDGDAAMLAAVLPAAVQARAASLGYYIGENAKTTRAFLKKIGTERPIQEIEIRELNVKTPAGEIDRLLAPVLAGADAGLVSEAGCPAVADPGALLVRRAHERGVKVVPLVGPSSILLALMASGLNGQSFAFHGYLPVDAAARAKRLRELEQQSRHANQTQIFIETPYRNHAMLDALVATCAPSTLVCVAADLTLATETIASRSAAQWKKAPVPDLHKRPAIFLLLAN; from the coding sequence ATGACGGCAGGCACGCTCTATCTGATTCCGAACACGCTCGGCGATGGCGACGCCGCGATGCTCGCCGCCGTGCTGCCCGCCGCCGTGCAGGCGCGCGCCGCGTCGCTCGGCTACTACATCGGCGAGAACGCGAAGACGACTCGCGCGTTCCTGAAGAAAATCGGCACCGAGCGGCCGATCCAGGAAATCGAGATCCGCGAGTTGAACGTGAAGACGCCCGCAGGCGAAATCGACAGGCTGCTCGCGCCGGTGCTCGCGGGCGCCGACGCGGGGCTCGTGTCGGAAGCCGGCTGCCCCGCCGTCGCCGATCCCGGCGCGCTGCTCGTGCGCCGCGCGCACGAGCGCGGCGTGAAGGTCGTGCCGCTCGTCGGGCCGAGCTCGATCCTGCTCGCGCTGATGGCGTCCGGCCTGAATGGCCAGAGCTTCGCGTTCCACGGCTACCTGCCCGTCGACGCCGCCGCGCGCGCGAAGCGCCTGCGCGAGCTCGAGCAGCAGTCGCGCCACGCGAACCAGACGCAGATCTTCATCGAGACGCCATACCGCAATCACGCGATGCTCGACGCGCTCGTCGCGACGTGCGCGCCGTCGACGCTCGTGTGCGTCGCGGCCGACCTGACGCTCGCGACCGAGACGATCGCGAGCCGCTCGGCGGCGCAATGGAAAAAGGCGCCTGTGCCCGATCTGCACAAGCGCCCCGCGATCTTCCTGCTGCTCGCGAACTGA
- a CDS encoding Maf-like protein, with amino-acid sequence MQHNASSPPRLILASSSRYRRELLERLRAPFDVVTPEVDETPLPGETPSATALRLAAAKARAAAERVQAPHGALVIGSDQVATFDGLQIGKPGSHARALAQLQAMRGRDVEFHSALCLYDSRSGAAQVEDIVTRVRFRALTDVELDAYLRAETPYDVAGSAKSEGLGIALLDAIESDDPTALVGLPLIALTRMLRAAGYPLFGAPAPAADGANGR; translated from the coding sequence ATGCAGCACAACGCTTCCAGCCCACCCAGGCTGATCCTCGCCTCCAGCTCGCGCTACCGGCGCGAACTCCTCGAACGCCTGCGCGCGCCGTTCGACGTCGTCACGCCCGAAGTCGACGAGACGCCGCTGCCGGGCGAAACGCCGTCCGCGACCGCGCTGCGGCTCGCCGCCGCGAAGGCGCGCGCCGCGGCCGAGCGCGTCCAGGCGCCTCACGGCGCACTCGTGATCGGCTCCGACCAGGTCGCGACCTTCGACGGGCTGCAGATCGGCAAGCCCGGCTCGCACGCGCGCGCGCTCGCGCAACTGCAGGCGATGCGCGGCCGCGACGTCGAATTCCACAGCGCGCTTTGCCTGTACGACAGCCGCTCCGGCGCGGCGCAAGTCGAAGACATCGTGACGCGCGTGCGGTTCCGCGCGCTGACCGACGTCGAACTCGACGCCTATTTGCGCGCGGAGACGCCATACGACGTCGCGGGCAGCGCGAAATCGGAAGGGCTCGGCATCGCGCTGCTCGACGCGATCGAATCCGACGACCCGACGGCGCTCGTCGGCCTGCCGCTCATCGCACTCACCCGAATGCTGCGCGCGGCGGGCTATCCCCTCTTCGGCGCGCCGGCGCCGGCCGCCGACGGAGCGAACGGACGATGA